The Melitaea cinxia chromosome 22, ilMelCinx1.1, whole genome shotgun sequence genome segment TCGAACCGTCATTAACAAacctttttgtaatttataaaaatgtttaagttgttagtaattagtttattttgctTTTCTTACGAAAGTGAATCTGCAAAAATATTAGGAATATTTCCAATACCTTCAATAAGCCATCAAGTGGTTTTTCGTCCTCTGATGCAAGAGCTCGCTAAACGTGGACATGAAGTTACAGTCATTACGACTGATCCAGCGTTCGAAAAAGGCCAAACTCCTCCTAACCTGACAGAAATAGATTTGCATGATTTTTCGTATAAATATTGGAATGAATTCCTCGGTGAAGATGGAAAGGAAAAAGATCcagtcttatttataaaatctgCATTAGacgttatcaaaaatttattcataaaacaagtaaaatcaACTCAAGTTCAAGAATtacttaaaagtaataaaaaattcgaTTTGTTATTTACCGAATCTGCTGCGCCACCAGctcttattttttcttatatatataaaacatcagTTATCGAATTTAGTTCCTTCGGTGGCATTTTTTCTGCATTCGAAAGGGTTGGAGCTGTCACACATCCTTTTATTTATCCCAACGTATTGCACAAAAGAATATACAACTTAACACTATgggaaaaaataaaagaaatatataaccACTATTCAATAGAAAGTATTTATGCTCACCATatgttattacaaaataatattttaagagaaGAATTTGGTCCTGATACTCCTGACCTagaagatttacttcaaaatgtTCAGATGttgtttttaaatgtacatCCAATTTGGGATTTTAACCGTCCTGTCCCACCGAATGTAGTGTATTTAGGTGGCTTGCATCAGAAAACTCCAAAGGAACTACCGAAGGTATCATTTAAAGTAACTATATATTTGGAAATAAATtactgttaaatatttttaatgtttaatgtgGAACTCATTATGGATTGAAAATGTAATcagaataatattatacaaaaattccAGGACCTTAAATCTTATCTCGACTCTTCTAAAAATGGAGTTATATACGTTAGTTTCGGTACAAATGTCAAACCGTCATGGTTCCCACCGGATAAGCTAAAAGTATTTACAGATGTCTTTTCCAAACTACCCTTCGATATTTTATGGAAGTGGGATAGTGCTGAACTTCCAGGACGTCCAAAAAATGTTAAGATATCGAGGTGGCTACCACAGTCTGATTTGTTACGTAAGTTCTATTGCAATTAAtagttatttgatatttattgaataagCATTCATAGTATTATAATTGCATTGATTTACCAGGGCACCCAAAAATTAAGCTGTTTATAACACAAGGAGGCTTACAGTCTACGGATGAAGCAATTACTGCCGGAGTTCCTCTTGTCGGTGTACCGATGCTAGGAGACCAATGGTTTAATGTTGaactatatacaaaatta includes the following:
- the LOC123664526 gene encoding UDP-glucosyltransferase 2-like, which translates into the protein MFKLLVISLFCFSYESESAKILGIFPIPSISHQVVFRPLMQELAKRGHEVTVITTDPAFEKGQTPPNLTEIDLHDFSYKYWNEFLGEDGKEKDPVLFIKSALDVIKNLFIKQVKSTQVQELLKSNKKFDLLFTESAAPPALIFSYIYKTSVIEFSSFGGIFSAFERVGAVTHPFIYPNVLHKRIYNLTLWEKIKEIYNHYSIESIYAHHMLLQNNILREEFGPDTPDLEDLLQNVQMLFLNVHPIWDFNRPVPPNVVYLGGLHQKTPKELPKDLKSYLDSSKNGVIYVSFGTNVKPSWFPPDKLKVFTDVFSKLPFDILWKWDSAELPGRPKNVKISRWLPQSDLLRHPKIKLFITQGGLQSTDEAITAGVPLVGVPMLGDQWFNVELYTKLNIGKQLNIETLTREQLTHAINAIINEESYRQNIVKLRNIMNDQPQKPLERAVWWSEYVLRHGGVEHLRASGAGVKWTEYYELELVIILLVSILIILVIASVAVHYIVSKLRYYMRIKDKIN